The Vicinamibacteria bacterium genome contains the following window.
TGCCTCTCGTCAGGATGGGACCCAGGTCCAAGATTCCTCGAACCATGACCGCGGTCTGGGTGACTTCGGCCGAGGCCGGCTGGCGCTCGCCGGCACCGAGGAATGTCGCGTTACCAGCGAACTCGAGTCCCGGGCGATGCGACAGCGCCACTTCCACCGGTAAATACCGCAGCGCTCGGAGGCCGGCCGCGAGCTCCACGCCAGGGCTCTCTCCGAAGTTGCCCCGGGCACCGATCGGTTCGCCGTCCTCGCCTGGCTGACAGCCGAAAAAATTCAACAGCGGCGCGGCATCGCAGGCGCGATCCGCTAGCCGAGTGTCGGTCGCGGCCTCGTAGCCAACTGCCCCGCGCACGTACGCGCGCGAGCGGTCCTGCGCCGAAGCGGCAGAGACGACGGTGACCGCCATAACCAAAAGGGTGCCGAGGATTGAACGATGGAACACGCAAATGATGATGAATGAACTCGGCGGCTTTCGCTACTTCGACTCGATGAACCCGATGGTCCGGGCTCTCATCGGTCTTCCCTCCGTTTCCGAATCGATGGACAGACGTTCGTTGTTGAGCTACGGTGTCGCCCTTATTTCAAGGGGACGACAACACGCAAATCCCCGGTCGCTCCAAACCGCAAAGCGGCGCCGCGCCCGCCTCAGATCGAGGCCTTGAAGGTCTCCGCGAGCGTCTCCGCGTCGGTGCGGTTCCAGGTGGCGTTGACGGTGACGAGGAACTCCCCGCTCCCGCCTCTCGGCGGAGAGAGGAAAACGCCGTGCGCCCGGAGCTTCTCACGAAAGCGCCCCGGATCCGTGTCGCGGACCGTCATTCGGAAGATGTTGCTTCCGTTCCGCATCGGTCGTACCGCGAACGAACGCTCTCCGTTCAGTAGCGAGAAGAACTTCTTCGCGGTTTGCATGGCGACGCCGAACTCTGCTTCGAAACCCTCGAAGTAGTGAAGGGTCACGGCGGCGAAAGGCCACGCTGCGGGAAGCGCCCCTCCGAACATCCGACGCATGTGG
Protein-coding sequences here:
- a CDS encoding outer membrane beta-barrel protein, which produces MFHRSILGTLLVMAVTVVSAASAQDRSRAYVRGAVGYEAATDTRLADRACDAAPLLNFFGCQPGEDGEPIGARGNFGESPGVELAAGLRALRYLPVEVALSHRPGLEFAGNATFLGAGERQPASAEVTQTAVMVRGILDLGPILTRGRIEPFVGIGVGMSRNRVGDVTYEFPGLAANPASTTTRGGTHWDLAWDVGAGVAVRVTSHFLVEGGYRYSDFGWIETDDGPIDVVRGDQRRAIDNVAGTRAPLRIHSVYVGLRREF